Part of the Vigna unguiculata cultivar IT97K-499-35 chromosome 3, ASM411807v1, whole genome shotgun sequence genome, AATCTTGTTTCGTTATTTTCAATCAGCTCCAAAGCCACCAAACGAGCTGGTATGTATGATTTCTATGTAGCAATATCCTTTCTGTGTAGACATGGCTACATggttttcatcactgttttgtTTTATCTACCACAGAATAGGACACCAAGCAAAATTTCTGCCTTCTTCTCTGGGACTCAAGATAAATGCTCAAAATGCAAGAAAACCGTCTATCCATTGGAAAAGGTTTGAAAGCTTTGTGAGGATTATACATGTTTATGAGTTCTGAGTTCTGACCCTTAATTTTTGTGACAGTTGACAGTGGAAGGTGAGTTTTACCACAAATCATGCTTCAGGTGTGCACATGGAGGGTGTTTTCTGACTCCTTCAACCTATGCTGCTCTCGATGGGTTCCTATACTGCAAGCCACACTTCTCTCAGTTGTTCAAGGAGAAGGGAAGCTACAGTTATCTGTCGAAGCAAGCTTCATTGAAGAGAAGTGAAATGCTACAACAAGAGGCTGAGGCTGCGGCGGCTGCGGCGGCGGCTGCGGAGAGTAAGAAGGCTGCAAGTAATCGCTCAGAGTCAGAGTCAGAAGCAGAGGCAAAGGCAGAGACAGAAACAGAAACAGCAGAGGCAGAAACAGAGGCAGAGACAGAGAAAAAGGAAGATGAAGAGGAACCTAACTCTGACAAAGATCAGTAGATAACATATGAGTTCTACTGGGGGGGCTTTACTGCTAAGTGTTTCTTTGCATGATTATGATCTTTCTGGCTCTAACACAACCCCAAAACCCCAATATTTTTGCCATTttcttcattcattcattcattggGGTTGGCTTGTCTCTTTCACACAAGGGCTATTACAAAAAACTATAATCACAAATTTGCAAACAGTTAGTGTAGACTGTAAATCGTTA contains:
- the LOC114179495 gene encoding LIM domain-containing protein WLIM2a-like, with amino-acid sequence MAFSGTQQKCKACDKIVHFVESFSADGVSYHKNCFRCSHCNGLLAISNYCSGDGILYCKVHYEQLFKETGSYPKRVNSSPKPPNELNRTPSKISAFFSGTQDKCSKCKKTVYPLEKLTVEGEFYHKSCFRCAHGGCFLTPSTYAALDGFLYCKPHFSQLFKEKGSYSYLSKQASLKRSEMLQQEAEAAAAAAAAAESKKAASNRSESESEAEAKAETETETAEAETEAETEKKEDEEEPNSDKDQ